From the Deinococcus radiophilus genome, one window contains:
- a CDS encoding DMT family transporter, protein MTRQDLLIWFTLSFFWGASFILIKLAGESFSPLWVAFLRCAFGAAVLWAVFAWKRPALPTREVFWPLLTVALLNNAVPWTLFAWGELTVSSGIAAILNATTPLFTLLVAWLLKDAHVNSRMTVGVLLGLVGVGLTVSGSLIGGNATALGLAMILAAALSYALANTLAKSRLQGYAPLGIATLQLTLSGLMLLVPALLSGFPAEVTAKALASVAVLGIFGSGLAYLLFYTLLSRTSATQASAITYILPIWGIFWGVLAGERYGLLPLLGVAVILAGLTLMNRTPRHRP, encoded by the coding sequence ATGACCCGGCAGGATCTCCTGATCTGGTTCACGCTCTCCTTTTTCTGGGGAGCGTCCTTTATTCTTATCAAGCTGGCGGGCGAGAGCTTTTCACCGCTGTGGGTGGCCTTTTTACGTTGCGCCTTCGGGGCGGCGGTGCTCTGGGCGGTGTTTGCCTGGAAGCGTCCAGCGCTACCGACCCGTGAGGTGTTCTGGCCGCTGCTGACTGTGGCGCTGCTGAACAACGCCGTTCCCTGGACGCTGTTCGCCTGGGGTGAGCTGACGGTGTCCAGTGGGATCGCGGCCATCCTGAACGCCACCACACCGCTGTTCACGTTGCTGGTGGCCTGGCTCCTCAAGGACGCCCACGTGAATTCACGTATGACGGTGGGGGTCCTGCTGGGGCTGGTCGGTGTCGGCCTGACCGTGTCAGGCAGCCTGATTGGTGGCAACGCCACGGCACTGGGTCTGGCCATGATTCTGGCGGCGGCGCTGTCCTACGCGCTGGCGAATACCCTGGCCAAGTCCCGCCTGCAGGGCTACGCCCCGCTTGGCATAGCTACCTTGCAACTGACCCTGTCCGGTCTGATGCTGCTCGTCCCCGCACTGCTGAGCGGCTTTCCTGCGGAGGTGACGGCCAAAGCGCTGGCCAGTGTCGCCGTCCTGGGGATCTTCGGATCGGGGCTGGCCTACCTGCTGTTCTACACGTTGTTGTCGCGCACTTCAGCCACCCAGGCCAGCGCCATCACCTACATTCTGCCGATCTGGGGCATCTTCTGGGGCGTGCTGGCCGGGGAACGGTACGGCCTGCTGCCGCTGCTGGGAGTAGCCGTGATTCTGGCCGGGCTGACCCTGATGAACCGCACGCCCCGGCACCGCCCCTGA
- a CDS encoding DinB family protein, with the protein MTDPRYPIGPAPQQGALTPDQRRERIAVSDRLSEELRARAAAQVTLDGLLSLDARHSQPHLAHLDLVAGGPPTP; encoded by the coding sequence ATGACCGACCCCCGTTATCCGATTGGTCCGGCACCGCAACAAGGAGCGCTGACCCCCGACCAGCGGCGTGAACGGATTGCTGTGTCGGACCGCCTGTCTGAAGAGCTGCGGGCCAGGGCCGCCGCGCAGGTGACCCTGGACGGACTCCTTTCCTTGGATGCTCGGCACAGTCAGCCTCACCTGGCCCACCTGGATCTGGTGGCGGGCGGTCCGCCAACCCCATGA